One window of the Triticum dicoccoides isolate Atlit2015 ecotype Zavitan chromosome 3B, WEW_v2.0, whole genome shotgun sequence genome contains the following:
- the LOC119275910 gene encoding pto-interacting protein 1-like, which produces MGCFSCCGADDVGKKKKRDDPYVPVPAPGGNYGYNRGPAPTHAVRTSRSQLIEVPAIPLDEIKEITKNFSSDALIGEGSYARVFLGVLKDGKKSAVKRLDSSKQPDQEFLVQVSAVSRLKHDNVIQLLGYCALGSTRILAYEYATRGSLHDVLHGKKGVKGSQPGPVLSWMQRARIAVSAARGLEFLHEKAEPRVVHRDIKSSNILLFDNDVAKIGDFDVSNQAPDMAARLHSTRVLGTFGYHAPEYAMTGQLSAKSDVYSFGVVLLELLTGRKPVDHTLPRGQQSLVTWATPRLSEDKVRQCLDPKLGVDYPPKAVAKMAAVAALCVQYEADFRPNMGIVVKALAPLLNTRTSNRPAGSASSVAVE; this is translated from the exons ATGGGGTGCTTTTCCTGCTGCGGAGCCGATGATGTTGGCAAGAAAAAGAAGCGCGATGATCCTTATGTTCCGGTCCCTGCCCCAG GGGGTAACTATGGTTATAACCGGGGGCCAGCGCCAACCCATGCCGTCCGTACCAGTAGAAGCCAGCTAATTGAAGTACCAGCCATTCCCCTAGACGAAATTAAGGAAATAACCAAGAACTTCAGCAGTGATGCTCTTATAGGAGAGGGTTCATACGCAAGAGTTTTCCTTGGTGTACTGAAGGATGGCAAGAAATCTGCAGTGAAGAGGCTTGACTCCAGCAAACAGCCTGACCAAGAATTCCTTGTGCAG GTCTCGGCTGTTTCAAGACTCAAGCATGACAATGTCATCCAACTTCTCGGGTACTGTGCTTTAGGGAGCACCCGTATTCTTGCTTATGAGTATGCAACAAGGGGCTCCTTGCATGATGTTCTCCATG GTAAAAAGGGCGTCAAGGGATCCCAACCAGGACCAGTCCTATCGTGGATGCAGCGGGCGAGGATTGCTGTAAGCGCCGCGAGAGGGCTCGAGTTCCTCCACGAGAAGGCAGAGCCACGTGTCGTCCACCGTGATATCAAGTCCAGCAACATACTGCTCTTTGACAACGATGTTGCAAAAATAGGAGATTTCGATGTGTCTAATCAGGCCCCTGACATGGCTGCACGCCTTCATTCTACACGTGTTCTTGGCACCTTTGGTTATCATGCTCCTGA GTATGCAATGACTGGGCAGTTAAGCGCAAAGAGCGATGTATATAGCTTTGGAGTGGTGTTGTTGGAGCTTTTAACTGGCCGCAAACCAGTTGATCATACACTTCCCCGTGGCCAGCAGAGCCTTGTGACATGG GCTACACCAAGGCTAAGTGAAGACAAGGTGCGGCAATGTTTAGATCCAAAGCTTGGTGTGGATTACCCTCCAAAGGCTGTCGCCaag ATGGCTGCCGTGGCTGCCCTGTGCGTGCAGTACGAGGCGGATTTCCGGCCAAACATGGGCATCGTCGTCAAGGCTCTGGCCCCGCTGCTGAACACCCGGACAAGCAACCGACCTGCCGGCTCGGCCTCCAGCGTCGCCGTCGAGTGA